The following proteins come from a genomic window of Scomber japonicus isolate fScoJap1 chromosome 4, fScoJap1.pri, whole genome shotgun sequence:
- the LOC128357038 gene encoding DENN domain-containing protein 2D-like produces the protein MDKMSQHTQVNAEQQRSQNPQRRSFSFSSMRIKKRHNSNEEGGFTGRRGLRSFSSVRESSRKVPDEDSASLPPRSQDWMKKTERSEAAMSEAVTRRRKGPGLTLFKNRWSEQPRGNLISDVAGKHSTPPSEDEGGRQGAFKRINAMWSSFRRGRRHGMREPEPTEPHAPELADNTSTQHRYVSGQYFFEYLVVVSLKKTKDGSSYEPQITYQFPKRDQMHRSQKEDEEKTLKAITLFCFPEGINWAPLTEYHSETFSFVLTEIDGSRRNGYCRRLLPGGKGARPPEAYCIISSVACFGLFSKIFDEVEKRRQISMAMIYPFMQKLREASFPAPGNTVEIKSFIPESGTEIISLTRPLDSWLEHVNFAMLFGCLTDEEVLLVFAAAVLERRIIFIADELGTLSQVIHAVAALLYPFTWQHTFISIVPEILIDVVMAPTPYLLGVQRHLLDQVDDQTDLLLVDLSEDKKNTFIVSNDDEKDILPPKLQSEILEALSHRQKASTTEELNRVVSEAFLLFFVKTVGHYMSHVKHNRSGKQDEFDKRGFYKAIESKTTRHFVKKFIQTQMFDLFIQEVEQQQAGPQQGIFYKKVLEYQEKKKRDKKSKH, from the exons ATGGACAAGATGTCACAGCACACACAGGTG AATGCTGAGCAGCAGCGATCTCAAAACCCTCAAAGAAGGAGTTTCAGCTTCTCATCTATGCGAattaaaa AAAGGCACAACAGTAATGAAGAGGGTGGATTCACAGGGAGGAGAGGGCTCAGGTCTTTTTCATCAGTCCGGGAGTCATCGAGAAAAG TCCCAGATGAAGATAGTGCCTCACTGCCACCGAGATCTCAAGACTGGATGAAAAAGACAG AAAGGAGTGAAGCAGCGATGAGTGAAGCAGTAacgagaagaagaaaaggaccTGGACTGACACTGTTCAAGAACAGATGGA GTGAGCAGCCCAGAGGTAACCTCATCTCTGATGTTGCAGGGAAACACA GTACCCCACCTAGTGAAGATGAAGGTGGACGACAAGGAGCCTTCAAGAGGATCAATGCCATGTGGTCATCCTTCCGTAGAGGCAGAAGACATG GAATGAGAGAGCCAGAGCCGACAGAGCCACATGCCCCTGAGTTGGCAGACAACACATCCACACAGCACCGCTATGTCAGTGGTCAGTACTTCTTTGAATATCTGGTGGTGGTCAGCCTCAAGAAGACCAAGGATGGCAGCAGCTATGAACCTCAGATCACCTACCAGTTCCCCAAG agagatcAGATGCACAGATCTcaaaaggaggatgaagagaagaCACTGAAGGCAATTACACTCTTCTGTTTCCCTGAGGGCATCAACTGGGCTCCTCTGACAGAATACCACAG TGAGACCTTCTCCTTTGTGCTCACTGAAATCGATGGTAGCAGAAGAAACGGATACTGCAGAAGGTTGCTG CCTGGTGGGAAAGGAGCTCGTCCACCTGAGGCTTACTGCATCATCAGCAGCGTGGCTTGTTTTGGCCTCTTCTCCAAG atttttGATGAGGTGGAGAAGCGGCGGCAGATCTCCATGGCCATGATCTACCCATTCATGCAGAAGCTGCGGGAGGCTTCATTCCCAGCTCCGGGAAACACTGTGGAGATTAAGAGCTTCATTCCTGAGTCAGGCACTGAG ATAATCAGTCTGACGCGGCCGTTGGACTCCTGGCTGGAACACGTCAACTTTGCCATGCTGTTTGGCTGCCTGACGGATGAGGAAGTGTTACTggtgtttgctgctgctgtcctaGAGAGACGGATCATTTTCATTGCTGATGAGCTGGG CACATTATCCCAGGTCATTCATGCAGTAGCAGCCCTCCTTTACCCCTTTACCTGGCAACACACCTTTATCTCCATTGTTCCGGAGATCCTAATCGATGTAGTGATGGCACCCACCCCCTACCTGCTGGGGGTCCAGAGACACCTGCTAGACCAGGTCGACGACCAAACTGAT CTGCTGTTGGTGGACTTATCTGAGGATAAAAAGAACACATTCATTGTTTCA AATGATGATGAGAAAGATATTCTGCCCCCGAAGCTCCAAAGTGAAATACTAGAGGCACTGAGTCACAGACAAAAAGCATCAA CGACAGAGGAGCTGAACCGGGTGGTGTCAGAGGCCTTCTTGTTGTTCTTTGTGAAAACAGTGGGTCATTACATGTCACATGTGAAGCACAATCGCAGCGGAAAGCAGGACGAGTTTGACAAGAGAGGATTCTACAAGGCCATCGAGTCCAAGACCACGCGCCACTTTGTCAAGAAATTCATTCAGACACAAATGTTTGATCTGTTCATCCAGGaagtggagcagcagcaggctggACCACAGCAAG GAATATTTTACAAAAAGGTCCTTGAATaccaagagaagaagaaaagggacaAGAAAAGCAAACACTAG